The following are encoded in a window of Corynebacterium argentoratense DSM 44202 genomic DNA:
- a CDS encoding helicase-associated domain-containing protein: MNPCPASFSSGVLDTLAPAEGQLASYEQWLATCPREVICAIVAHQPERTVSQVSTFTQLARCVDRAYPPTLSSLSAAIVEATEQQRLDGLERSGANTPRTFQLDDVAALIVSRADAASLGDNYRPSMAELRSAFVDLIVAGIAWGNPQAFVLSPHVRHSNLNRLSALCVLADVSIPAAGIPQLLEGLSPEERRVVTTLATSGGYGFSRSLDLDAHTPVPSLLRRGVLELAPPVEGRVRLPNTVRAYANGGHLAPLVYPGYTPHAGGPTLKQVDDACVAAALEVVRVAYDVVTIIEQQPVELVASEQVGVRAANALAKTLGLDFEQLADIIGVLQGADLLTVGVPHPEPDYGRFSFLAVTESSQQWIDSDQAARWSLLARGWLASVLSTASLMKTAEEQHQKPKLFAPEHSDPIVVTTKKLLIRVFRHCHQHAETVVTLSLDDIVDVASVLAPGDVPKHPRDAFGNVLREASWLGLVSRHTIDGVEIYAAGSLLLEGVERAAQLFPAPVDYLIAQADHTILAPGPLAPNVQRMLLAFADTESAGVATVFRISPESIARGLERGVSVPEMKTLLETYVVGELPQPLVYALADAERAHGVLRVGAASCFLRCEDPEMLAHAAQAVPSAELRLLAPTVAISTVAPTMLLDLLRNAGFSPAAESLDGEVVDLSVRRFEISDRHTARPAGQFSPPATIDGQHAPLDPAMVDAVVRRIGVEDTPQWQAVCDAEGQQLSGRDVITVVAAASQAKVPVRVEFEHSRGGLQVLQLDTCRILSGALTGVDSQGLPRRVSIDRVAGILVPADSDLKF; the protein is encoded by the coding sequence ATGAATCCCTGCCCTGCCAGCTTCTCCAGCGGTGTTCTCGATACTCTCGCACCGGCTGAAGGGCAGCTCGCTTCCTACGAACAGTGGCTGGCAACCTGTCCGCGCGAGGTCATCTGCGCTATCGTCGCCCACCAGCCCGAGCGCACAGTCTCCCAAGTGTCAACGTTTACACAACTCGCACGTTGCGTGGACAGGGCCTACCCGCCCACCTTGTCTTCGCTATCTGCCGCAATTGTTGAAGCCACGGAGCAACAGCGCCTCGATGGCCTCGAGCGTTCCGGAGCAAACACCCCGCGCACTTTTCAACTTGATGACGTCGCGGCGCTCATTGTCTCCAGGGCAGACGCGGCGTCATTGGGCGACAACTACCGGCCCAGTATGGCTGAACTCCGCAGTGCCTTCGTCGATCTGATAGTGGCGGGAATTGCGTGGGGCAATCCGCAGGCGTTTGTTCTCTCTCCCCATGTTCGGCATAGCAATCTCAACCGTTTGTCAGCACTGTGTGTGCTGGCGGATGTCTCTATTCCTGCGGCGGGCATTCCGCAGCTGCTCGAGGGTTTAAGCCCCGAGGAGCGCAGGGTGGTCACTACCCTGGCTACCAGTGGTGGCTATGGGTTCAGCCGCTCGTTGGATCTGGACGCGCACACCCCTGTTCCTTCGCTGCTTCGTCGTGGTGTTCTGGAGCTCGCTCCCCCGGTTGAGGGCCGAGTGCGCCTGCCCAACACCGTGCGAGCTTATGCCAACGGAGGTCACCTCGCCCCGCTGGTCTACCCCGGATACACTCCGCACGCAGGCGGCCCCACGCTTAAGCAGGTTGACGATGCGTGCGTCGCTGCAGCCCTGGAGGTCGTACGCGTGGCCTACGACGTGGTGACTATTATCGAGCAGCAGCCGGTCGAGCTGGTCGCATCCGAGCAGGTCGGCGTCCGTGCGGCTAACGCGTTGGCTAAAACCCTCGGTCTGGACTTTGAACAGCTTGCTGACATCATCGGTGTCCTGCAGGGCGCAGACCTCCTGACCGTCGGCGTGCCCCACCCCGAACCCGACTATGGACGGTTTTCCTTCCTTGCCGTCACGGAGTCTTCCCAGCAGTGGATCGATTCCGACCAAGCGGCTCGTTGGAGCTTGCTTGCACGAGGTTGGTTGGCGTCGGTGCTCTCCACGGCGTCATTAATGAAAACCGCGGAGGAGCAGCACCAGAAACCAAAACTCTTCGCCCCCGAGCACAGCGACCCCATCGTGGTGACAACCAAAAAGCTACTGATACGGGTGTTTAGGCACTGCCACCAACATGCGGAAACAGTCGTCACTTTGTCCCTTGACGACATTGTTGACGTCGCGTCAGTGCTGGCCCCAGGCGATGTTCCGAAGCACCCGCGTGACGCCTTCGGCAATGTACTGCGGGAGGCTTCGTGGCTGGGGCTGGTATCGCGCCACACCATCGACGGAGTGGAAATATATGCGGCCGGATCGCTGCTGCTTGAAGGCGTGGAGCGCGCAGCACAACTCTTCCCTGCGCCGGTGGATTACCTGATTGCTCAAGCCGACCACACCATTTTGGCGCCCGGCCCACTGGCACCGAATGTCCAACGCATGCTGCTCGCTTTTGCCGACACAGAATCCGCGGGTGTTGCGACCGTATTCCGCATCTCCCCGGAGTCCATTGCGCGCGGTCTGGAACGCGGCGTCAGCGTCCCGGAAATGAAAACATTGCTGGAGACTTATGTAGTGGGGGAACTTCCCCAGCCGCTTGTGTACGCTCTGGCCGATGCCGAACGCGCACACGGGGTGCTTCGTGTCGGGGCTGCAAGCTGTTTTTTGCGCTGCGAGGACCCGGAGATGCTGGCGCACGCAGCACAGGCCGTGCCCTCGGCTGAGCTACGGCTGCTTGCACCCACCGTGGCAATCAGTACGGTGGCGCCCACAATGCTGTTGGATCTGCTGCGTAATGCCGGTTTCTCCCCCGCCGCTGAGTCGCTAGACGGCGAGGTTGTTGACTTGAGTGTGCGGCGTTTCGAAATCTCCGACCGTCACACGGCTCGCCCCGCCGGACAGTTCAGTCCCCCGGCAACCATTGATGGCCAACACGCCCCGCTCGACCCTGCGATGGTGGATGCCGTTGTTCGCCGCATTGGTGTGGAAGACACCCCCCAGTGGCAGGCCGTATGCGACGCGGAAGGTCAGCAGCTGAGTGGGCGCGATGTCATCACCGTGGTTGCCGCGGCATCTCAAGCCAAGGTGCCCGTGCGCGTCGAATTCGAGCACAGTCGGGGCGGCCTGCAGGTGCTGCAGCTTGACACATGCCGTATTCTGAGCGGTGCATTAACCGGGGTTGATTCCCAGGGTCTTCCCCGTCGAGTCAGCATCGACCGGGTGGCGGGCATCCTCGTGCCGGCTGACAGCGATCTGAAGTTCTAA
- a CDS encoding resuscitation-promoting factor Rpf1 domain-containing protein — translation MARHAAKNSSVATKLAATTVALGTAATILAPNASAAPDSDWDRLAQCEAGGNWQINTGNGYHGGLQFSPSTWRAYGGGQFAPFAFQATREQQIAIAEKVLAGQGWGAWPSCSARLGLSSAPTLRDVQAAPAVQAVERAVERAVEASSETSSLPSDALFKQLQDAFNRAGIQMPAFITSYYNANRSEFNNFYNANRGTIEALLANN, via the coding sequence ATGGCTCGTCATGCAGCTAAAAACTCGTCCGTAGCGACCAAGCTCGCAGCTACCACCGTCGCGCTGGGCACCGCTGCTACCATCCTGGCCCCGAACGCCTCCGCAGCGCCCGATTCTGACTGGGACCGTCTGGCACAGTGCGAGGCCGGCGGCAACTGGCAGATCAACACTGGTAACGGCTACCACGGTGGCCTCCAGTTCTCCCCCTCCACCTGGCGTGCATACGGTGGCGGCCAGTTCGCCCCCTTCGCTTTCCAGGCAACCCGCGAACAACAGATCGCGATCGCTGAGAAGGTCCTGGCTGGCCAGGGCTGGGGCGCATGGCCGTCCTGCTCCGCTCGCCTGGGTCTGAGTTCCGCACCGACCCTCCGCGACGTCCAAGCAGCCCCCGCTGTTCAGGCTGTCGAGCGCGCCGTTGAGCGCGCAGTCGAAGCTTCCAGCGAGACCTCCTCCCTGCCGTCTGATGCACTGTTCAAGCAGCTGCAGGACGCATTCAACCGTGCAGGCATCCAGATGCCCGCGTTCATCACCAGCTACTACAACGCCAACCGTTCGGAGTTCAACAACTTCTACAACGCTAACCGCGGCACCATTGAGGCTCTGCTGGCTAACAACTAA
- a CDS encoding cold-shock protein, whose product MPIGKVKWYDLERGFGFVSNPGEEDCFLPKSVLPEGIDDLYPGQRIEFDFVAGRKGPQVLRMEVLDPPKHKVHKYSADQLGSMVADLVTLLETTVQPGLAAGRYPEKKVGRQVAEILRVVATELDA is encoded by the coding sequence ATGCCCATCGGCAAAGTGAAGTGGTACGACCTCGAACGCGGCTTCGGTTTCGTTAGCAACCCCGGCGAAGAAGACTGCTTCCTGCCCAAGTCCGTACTGCCTGAGGGGATCGATGACCTCTACCCGGGGCAGAGGATCGAATTCGACTTTGTCGCCGGCCGCAAAGGCCCCCAGGTCCTGCGCATGGAAGTGCTCGATCCCCCCAAGCACAAGGTGCATAAGTACAGTGCGGATCAGCTAGGGAGCATGGTCGCAGACTTAGTCACCCTCCTGGAAACCACGGTGCAGCCGGGGCTCGCCGCCGGTCGATACCCGGAGAAAAAGGTGGGCCGACAGGTCGCAGAGATCCTGCGCGTCGTCGCCACCGAACTCGACGCCTAA
- a CDS encoding DUF3027 domain-containing protein: protein MDNGQVPDSTTPLCGDAARDVARAALLELDEGPVGRHLGVRRLGENLALHRFSASVPGYPGWEWTAVVACAPGSEHVTINEVALLPGNEALKAPEWVPYEDRVRPGDLGPNDQMPPRPDDPRLERGDDGYALSEQGLSAAKDRWRKGETGPNSDFARAAKLFCKTCAFCVPAGEVIGEGFGVCTNEYSADGRVVQLGFGCGAHSDTPPAEILGQAEHTAFDDEKPIPLV from the coding sequence GTGGATAATGGACAGGTGCCTGATTCAACAACACCGCTGTGTGGCGATGCTGCCCGCGACGTTGCGCGCGCCGCGCTTCTTGAGCTCGATGAGGGGCCTGTTGGGCGTCATTTGGGGGTTCGACGCTTGGGGGAAAATCTGGCTTTGCATCGTTTCTCAGCGTCTGTTCCAGGCTATCCGGGATGGGAGTGGACGGCTGTGGTGGCCTGTGCCCCGGGCAGCGAGCACGTGACCATTAATGAGGTTGCTTTGCTGCCTGGCAATGAGGCGTTGAAGGCCCCGGAGTGGGTTCCTTATGAGGATCGTGTCCGCCCGGGAGATTTGGGGCCTAATGATCAGATGCCTCCGCGTCCGGACGATCCCCGACTTGAGCGCGGTGACGATGGTTACGCACTGAGTGAACAGGGGTTGTCTGCTGCGAAGGACCGCTGGCGCAAAGGCGAAACTGGTCCGAATTCGGATTTTGCTCGCGCGGCGAAGTTGTTCTGTAAGACCTGTGCTTTTTGTGTTCCCGCCGGGGAGGTCATTGGCGAAGGATTCGGTGTGTGCACCAATGAGTATTCTGCTGACGGCAGGGTTGTGCAGCTTGGGTTTGGTTGCGGTGCCCATTCGGATACGCCCCCGGCGGAGATCCTTGGCCAGGCGGAACACACTGCCTTTGATGATGAAAAGCCCATTCCCCTGGTCTAG
- a CDS encoding glutaminyl-peptide cyclotransferase, whose translation MRQAAHQHTRAHARALLITCAAALPLATACTQLDPDHVEQLRAEVITRYPFDADSFTQGLEFDNTGNLLVSTGWWGEGRVYRTTIEGTETATSEVLDPELFGEGITVAQPSGPLWQLTWKAGTAYKRDPHTLRTQDTVTYRGQGWGLCAYEDYLVMSDGSATLTLRDPHTFDVIGTRDVINPDTGEKIDKLNELDCTYDRHGHNAPRVLANRFLTTDVYEINPDDGHVTAHIDASGLPNNATPDPNNVLNGIATANPHERNSDAGTAGRLFMTGKRWPDLYEVALVNVE comes from the coding sequence ATGCGCCAGGCAGCACACCAGCACACCCGAGCACACGCGCGCGCACTCCTCATCACCTGTGCAGCAGCGCTCCCACTAGCCACCGCCTGCACACAACTCGACCCCGACCACGTAGAACAGCTACGGGCAGAGGTCATCACTCGTTACCCCTTCGACGCCGACAGCTTCACCCAAGGCCTCGAATTCGACAACACGGGCAACCTCCTCGTCTCCACCGGATGGTGGGGAGAAGGCCGGGTCTACCGCACCACCATCGAAGGCACAGAAACAGCCACCTCAGAAGTCCTCGACCCCGAACTATTCGGCGAAGGGATCACCGTCGCCCAACCATCCGGACCACTATGGCAACTCACCTGGAAAGCCGGAACAGCCTACAAACGCGACCCCCACACCCTAAGAACACAAGACACCGTCACCTACCGAGGCCAAGGCTGGGGACTGTGCGCCTACGAGGACTACCTCGTCATGTCCGACGGCAGCGCAACCCTCACGTTGCGCGACCCGCACACCTTTGACGTCATCGGCACACGCGACGTCATCAATCCAGACACGGGCGAAAAAATAGACAAACTCAACGAACTCGATTGCACCTACGACCGCCACGGCCACAACGCACCCCGAGTGCTAGCCAACCGCTTCCTCACCACAGACGTCTACGAAATCAACCCGGACGACGGCCACGTCACCGCGCACATTGACGCATCCGGCCTGCCCAACAACGCAACACCCGACCCAAACAACGTCCTCAACGGCATCGCCACAGCTAACCCTCACGAACGCAACAGCGACGCAGGCACCGCAGGACGGCTATTCATGACAGGCAAACGCTGGCCAGACCTGTACGAGGTCGCCCTCGTCAACGTAGAATAA
- a CDS encoding DUF2771 domain-containing protein yields the protein MSEPTHDATTSTVEPAPERNTKTTLIQIGVMLATVVVVTIAFLGFRTWWKPADPEPQDVHITVATGDTTEEVAPYSVCEQGVECQEQPLTELSFGDDVTLTLPEAIYDHDWALLKIYDNPAKNDQSYYGSHEKQEITLPTHEDDAQLMVIEVSSLMIGHDDQGEETPYVVTWSISSDKA from the coding sequence ATGAGCGAGCCCACACACGACGCGACCACATCAACCGTCGAACCAGCACCCGAACGCAACACAAAAACCACCCTCATCCAAATAGGGGTCATGCTGGCCACCGTGGTCGTAGTCACCATCGCATTCCTAGGCTTCCGCACCTGGTGGAAACCCGCCGACCCGGAACCGCAAGACGTCCACATCACCGTCGCCACAGGGGACACAACAGAAGAGGTAGCCCCCTACTCCGTGTGCGAACAAGGCGTCGAATGCCAAGAGCAGCCACTCACAGAACTGAGCTTCGGCGACGACGTGACCCTCACCCTCCCCGAAGCCATTTACGACCACGACTGGGCCTTGCTGAAGATCTACGACAACCCCGCCAAAAACGACCAGTCCTACTACGGCTCGCACGAAAAGCAGGAAATAACCCTGCCCACCCACGAAGACGACGCCCAACTAATGGTCATCGAAGTGTCCTCCCTGATGATCGGCCACGACGACCAAGGCGAAGAAACCCCCTACGTTGTCACCTGGTCAATCAGCTCCGATAAAGCCTAA